AGTCATATGTTCGAATCCCTGGACCCCGTCGTTCTGGCGCGCGCGCAGTTCGCCTTTACGGTTTCGTTTCACATCATCTTCCCCGCCTTCTCGATCGGCCTGGCGAGCTTTCTCGCCGTTCTCGAAGCGCTGTGGCTGTGGACCGGGCGCGAGGTCTTCATCAACCTGTTCAATTACTGGCTGAAGATCTTCGCCATCGCGTTCGGCATGGGCGTCGTGTCCGGCATCGTGATGTCGTACCAGTTCGGTACCAACTGGTCGGTGTTTTCCGACAAGACCGGGCCCGTGCTCGGCCCGCTGATGGCCTACGAGGTGCTGACGGCGTTCTTCCTCGAGGCCGGATTCCTCGGCGTGATGCTGTTCGGCCTCAAGCGGGTCGGCCCCAAGCTGCATTTCATGGCGACGCTGATGGTGGCGATCGGCACGCTGATGTCGGCGTTCTGGATCCTGTCGGCTAATTCCTGGATGCACACGCCGGCCGGCTACGCGGTCAACGCCGACGGCCAGTTCGTCGCCGCCGACTGGTTCAAGCTGATCTTCAACCCGTCGTTTCCGTATCGTCTCGTCCATATGGTACTGGCGGCATATCTGACCACATCGCTCGTGGTCGGGGCGGTCGGCGCCTACCATCTGCTGAAGAATTCACGGCAGCCGGGCGCGCGGATGATGTTCTCGATGGCGATGTGGATGCTGATGATCGTCGCCCCGATCCAGATCTTCGCCGGCGATCTCCATGGTCTCAATACGCTGGAGCACCAGCCCGCCAAGGTGATGGCGATGGAGGGGCACTACCAGAGCCACCCCGACGGCGCTCCCTTCATCCTGTTCGGCCTGCCGGACCAGGACGCCGCGGTGGTGCGCTATGCGCTGGAAATTCCCAAACTGTCGTCGCTGATCCTGAAGCATTCGCTCGACGCGCCGCTCGCCGGCCTCGACACCGTGCCGCGTGAAGACTGGCCGCCGGTGCCGATCACTTTTTGGTCGTTCCGGATCATGGTCGGGCTCGGGCTGCTGATGGCCGCGCTCGGATTTCTCGGTCTGTGGGTGCGCTGGCGCGGCCGGCTGTACGACTCGCGGCCGACGCACCGGTTCGCGCTGATGATGGGGCCAGCCGGCTTCGTCGCGGTGCTGGCCGGCTGGGTCACGACCGAAACCGGACGGCAGCCTTTCACCGTGTTCGGGCTGCTGCGCACGGTGGATTCGGTCTCGCCGCTCGCCGCGCCCGCGGTGGCGTCGTCGCTGATCGCCTTCGTGATCGTGTATTTCGCCGTGTTCATCGCAGGCACCGTTTACATCCTGCGGCTGATGGCGCACCCGCCGCATCACGGCGAGGAGGGGCCGCCCGGCGAAACCCCCGCACGCGCCGCCGGCATCACGCCGGCGCCCGCGATCGCCACCCGCAGGTTGGGCTGACATGGATTACGATCTCGCGACCATCTGGGCCCTCATCATCGCGTTCGCGGTGTTCGTCTATGTGGTGATGGACGGCTTCGACCTCGGCCTCGGCATTCTGTTTCCGCTGTTTCGCACCAAGCGCGACCGCGATGTCGTGATGAACAGCGTCGCGCCGGTGTGGGACGGCAACGAGACCTGGCTGGTGCTCGGCGGCGGCGGCCTGTTCGCGGCGTTTCCGCTGGCCTATGCGGTGCTGATGCCGGCGCTGTATACGCCGATCATCGCGATGCTGCTCGGCCTGGTGTTTCGCGGCGTCGCGTTCGAATTTCGCTGGCGCAGCCTGCGCGAGCGCAACCGCTGGGACCTCGCCTTCTTCCTCG
The DNA window shown above is from Rhodopseudomonas palustris HaA2 and carries:
- a CDS encoding cytochrome ubiquinol oxidase subunit I; the protein is MFESLDPVVLARAQFAFTVSFHIIFPAFSIGLASFLAVLEALWLWTGREVFINLFNYWLKIFAIAFGMGVVSGIVMSYQFGTNWSVFSDKTGPVLGPLMAYEVLTAFFLEAGFLGVMLFGLKRVGPKLHFMATLMVAIGTLMSAFWILSANSWMHTPAGYAVNADGQFVAADWFKLIFNPSFPYRLVHMVLAAYLTTSLVVGAVGAYHLLKNSRQPGARMMFSMAMWMLMIVAPIQIFAGDLHGLNTLEHQPAKVMAMEGHYQSHPDGAPFILFGLPDQDAAVVRYALEIPKLSSLILKHSLDAPLAGLDTVPREDWPPVPITFWSFRIMVGLGLLMAALGFLGLWVRWRGRLYDSRPTHRFALMMGPAGFVAVLAGWVTTETGRQPFTVFGLLRTVDSVSPLAAPAVASSLIAFVIVYFAVFIAGTVYILRLMAHPPHHGEEGPPGETPARAAGITPAPAIATRRLG